A window from Nitrospirota bacterium encodes these proteins:
- a CDS encoding XrtA system polysaccharide chain length determinant, with protein MTNYTPHDYLRICSRRKWLIAIVLLSSVVAAWALAEFLPKRYKSSTLIVVESQKVPESYVKGVVTGSVQERLGTIRQLVLSRKILTQVIEEVGLASERQKSDSIDDILESLRKNIDITTSRDEAFSISYRDENPVTAMKVTAKLAELFIQENLRNREQLVEKATEFLLGELNTAKEELEAKEKAISEFKLRYMGELPGQIEANLRALDRLQTEVATRSETLHKLNDRLDSIDKAIKEYQTTGSASIPLPLRPTTRSARLKEMESRLATLSATYKDTYPDIILLKEEIAKLKSLPPESDTLEESPSATAGTELKASNNPVLRELLKQQREVKSDIETTKDALNRLNAQIKIYETRVENTPAREQQLATLMRDYENLQRNYQALLDKRLNARIAENLERKQQGEQFRVIDPANLPDTPEWPDKFRFIMAGLAFGCGLGFGSAIFLEQLRVTFHDAEETERILGIPVVGTVPDFSLAYGTALGKSLRSEAHLPLPAPHDETLSPISQHATPPRGSWKSLTTWGKERTDNGKRAGTKGPHPRYRHELNFIARWRPASVAAEQYRVTATRLVLMSGHRKSTVVLVTSTLKGEGKTSSALNLAYVLAHDLGKSTLIIDCDLKHPRLSRYVGLAEGPGLAEVLRENVPVESCIQSLNGDPLSVLTGGSVSKHPVQLRQIEKLESLLETFRDQHDFIVLDTPPIYPLADVNVLANMADVVVLVIRAGNTPRDLVKRALSALKAKHEKTALLTGVRSQDAPHYLQEGYYIQPGAKAH; from the coding sequence GTGACGAACTACACTCCTCATGACTATCTTCGCATTTGCAGCCGGCGAAAGTGGCTCATTGCGATTGTGCTCCTCAGCAGCGTGGTTGCCGCTTGGGCCCTGGCCGAGTTCCTGCCCAAGCGGTACAAGTCCTCGACGTTGATCGTCGTGGAAAGTCAGAAGGTACCCGAAAGCTATGTGAAGGGGGTCGTCACTGGCTCCGTGCAGGAGCGGCTCGGGACCATCAGACAACTAGTGCTCAGCAGGAAGATATTGACCCAGGTGATCGAGGAGGTTGGACTGGCCTCGGAAAGACAGAAGAGCGACTCGATCGACGACATCCTTGAAAGTCTGCGAAAGAACATCGACATCACCACGTCCAGAGACGAAGCCTTTTCCATTTCCTACCGGGATGAGAATCCCGTCACCGCCATGAAGGTGACGGCGAAGTTGGCCGAACTCTTTATCCAGGAGAATCTGAGAAATCGTGAACAACTGGTCGAAAAGGCTACGGAGTTCCTCCTCGGAGAGCTTAATACGGCCAAGGAAGAGTTGGAGGCAAAGGAGAAGGCCATATCCGAATTCAAACTTCGCTACATGGGTGAGTTGCCCGGCCAGATCGAGGCCAACCTGCGGGCGTTGGACAGACTGCAGACGGAAGTCGCCACGCGGTCGGAGACGCTCCACAAGCTGAACGACCGCCTGGATTCCATAGACAAAGCCATCAAAGAGTATCAAACCACCGGCTCAGCTTCTATTCCGTTACCACTCCGCCCCACCACTCGTTCCGCCAGACTCAAAGAGATGGAAAGCCGGCTGGCGACGTTGTCGGCGACGTATAAAGACACGTACCCGGACATCATCTTGTTGAAGGAAGAGATCGCGAAGCTCAAGTCGCTTCCACCCGAATCGGACACATTGGAGGAATCTCCCTCCGCGACGGCTGGGACCGAACTGAAGGCCTCGAACAATCCGGTCCTGCGCGAACTGCTGAAGCAGCAGAGAGAAGTCAAAAGCGACATCGAAACCACGAAGGATGCCCTCAATCGGTTGAACGCGCAGATCAAAATTTATGAGACACGGGTGGAGAATACGCCGGCGCGCGAACAGCAATTGGCCACACTGATGCGCGACTATGAAAATCTTCAACGTAATTACCAGGCGTTGCTGGACAAGAGACTGAACGCCCGCATCGCCGAGAACCTGGAACGCAAGCAACAAGGCGAGCAGTTCAGAGTCATCGATCCTGCAAACCTGCCGGACACGCCGGAGTGGCCGGACAAGTTTCGCTTCATCATGGCCGGCCTCGCGTTCGGATGCGGATTGGGATTCGGTTCAGCGATTTTCCTGGAGCAACTGCGCGTCACGTTTCACGACGCCGAAGAAACCGAACGCATTCTCGGCATACCCGTCGTGGGAACGGTTCCGGATTTCAGCCTGGCCTACGGGACCGCGCTCGGCAAGTCGCTGAGGTCAGAAGCCCATCTCCCGCTCCCGGCACCACATGACGAAACACTTTCGCCGATTTCACAGCACGCAACGCCGCCCCGAGGAAGCTGGAAATCACTGACCACGTGGGGAAAAGAACGAACGGACAACGGCAAGCGCGCGGGAACGAAAGGTCCCCATCCCCGATATCGCCATGAACTGAACTTCATAGCCAGGTGGAGACCCGCATCCGTGGCGGCCGAACAGTATCGCGTCACCGCGACTCGACTGGTCCTGATGAGCGGGCACCGCAAATCTACGGTCGTGCTGGTGACCAGCACGTTGAAAGGAGAAGGCAAGACTTCGAGCGCGCTGAACCTCGCTTATGTGCTCGCTCACGATTTAGGAAAATCGACCCTCATTATCGACTGCGACTTGAAGCATCCGAGATTGAGCAGGTACGTGGGACTGGCGGAAGGACCCGGATTAGCCGAGGTGCTCCGCGAAAACGTCCCGGTCGAGTCCTGCATTCAATCGCTGAATGGGGATCCGCTCTCCGTCCTTACAGGTGGGTCCGTGTCAAAGCATCCCGTTCAGTTGCGTCAAATCGAAAAGCTCGAATCGCTGCTCGAAACTTTTCGCGACCAGCACGATTTTATCGTGCTCGACACGCCGCCGATTTATCCATTGGCGGACGTCAATGTTCTCGCAAACATGGCCGACGTTGTCGTTCTCGTCATCCGGGCAGGCAATACGCCCAGAGACCTCGTCAAGCGCGCGCTGTCGGCTCTGAAAGCCAAGCATGAAAAAACGGCTTTGTTGACAGGCGTTCGCTCTCAGGACGCCCCTCATTATTTGCAGGAAGGGTACTACATCCAGCCTGGGGCGAAGGCTCATTGA
- a CDS encoding LuxR C-terminal-related transcriptional regulator, which yields MSDPLIESSDRVEAIAEQRSGPGIIVLSSSMQLLHMNRQAAELCRQINAAENTTGGNAKAAHGVLPTALTELCAEIVKALQVRTEAKDWEQFELKRLAGPVKQQVLLRGFGLPDRGGIQQARLVITMEEVGRRQNVSTEQAKERFQLTNREQAVVEHLAKGWTNKEIANALQITEQTVKEHIKHIMRKTNATTRTGILAQIFRA from the coding sequence ATGAGCGATCCACTGATTGAGTCTTCCGACCGCGTCGAAGCGATCGCGGAACAGCGGTCAGGCCCCGGGATCATCGTTCTTTCGTCTTCCATGCAACTGCTCCATATGAACCGACAGGCTGCGGAGTTGTGTCGCCAAATTAATGCGGCGGAGAACACGACGGGCGGCAACGCGAAGGCGGCTCATGGCGTGCTCCCGACCGCGCTGACGGAGCTGTGTGCCGAAATCGTCAAGGCCTTGCAGGTTCGGACGGAGGCCAAAGACTGGGAGCAGTTCGAGTTGAAACGTTTGGCCGGTCCCGTCAAGCAGCAGGTCTTATTGAGAGGCTTCGGACTCCCCGATCGGGGGGGGATCCAGCAAGCGCGTCTGGTCATCACGATGGAGGAAGTCGGGCGTCGGCAAAACGTGAGCACCGAACAGGCCAAGGAGCGTTTTCAACTAACGAATCGCGAACAGGCCGTTGTGGAGCACCTGGCGAAGGGATGGACGAACAAAGAAATTGCCAACGCGCTGCAGATTACGGAACAAACGGTCAAGGAACACATTAAGCACATCATGCGCAAGACCAACGCGACCACGCGGACCGGGATTCTCGCTCAGATCTTCAGGGCGTAG
- a CDS encoding XrtA system polysaccharide deacetylase has protein sequence MNGLVSPETVKHYLSFDVEEHFHVSAFASPMRRRHWDRFESRVERNMQKILMMLDDQKIRATFFVLGWVAERHPRMVRDLVDQGHEVASHGYAHELITAQTPVLFREDVRKAKRILEDVIGRSVLGYRAPSFTITSETQWALPILVEEGYAYDSSIFPVFHDLYGLPGAIPWCHEISTTAGPLWEIPPSSFGVLGIRIPVAGGGYFRLFPYPVLRTMLKRLERNGHPLVMYLHPWELDPAQPRMQGTLTSRVRHYLNLEKTELRLKCLLQDFAFCPLREAVPTSLTVASDPNAPNGAASISRAQENIYGMA, from the coding sequence GTGAACGGGCTCGTTTCCCCAGAGACAGTGAAGCATTATCTGTCCTTCGACGTGGAAGAACATTTCCATGTATCGGCGTTCGCTTCTCCCATGCGACGCAGGCATTGGGACCGCTTCGAGAGCCGAGTCGAGCGGAATATGCAAAAGATCCTGATGATGCTCGACGACCAGAAAATAAGAGCGACGTTCTTCGTTCTGGGTTGGGTCGCCGAGCGGCATCCCCGCATGGTCAGAGACCTGGTCGATCAGGGACACGAAGTGGCTTCACACGGTTACGCGCACGAGCTGATCACCGCGCAGACTCCCGTTCTCTTTCGCGAGGACGTCAGGAAAGCCAAACGGATCCTGGAAGACGTAATCGGGAGGAGCGTATTGGGCTATAGGGCGCCGAGTTTCACGATCACGTCCGAGACCCAATGGGCGCTTCCTATTCTGGTGGAAGAGGGATACGCGTACGATTCCAGCATCTTTCCGGTATTCCACGACCTGTACGGGCTGCCCGGGGCGATACCGTGGTGCCACGAGATATCCACGACGGCCGGCCCGTTGTGGGAGATCCCTCCTTCGTCGTTCGGCGTGCTCGGCATAAGGATTCCCGTTGCAGGAGGAGGCTATTTTCGTCTGTTTCCTTATCCGGTGCTGCGCACGATGCTCAAACGCCTGGAGAGGAACGGTCATCCCCTCGTAATGTATCTCCACCCGTGGGAGCTGGACCCTGCGCAGCCAAGGATGCAGGGAACACTGACATCGCGGGTGCGTCATTACCTCAATCTCGAAAAAACCGAACTGCGACTGAAATGCCTCTTGCAGGACTTCGCGTTTTGTCCGCTCCGAGAGGCCGTGCCGACCTCGCTCACCGTTGCAAGCGACCCCAACGCACCGAACGGCGCCGCGTCTATATCGCGCGCCCAGGAGAACATCTATGGAATGGCGTAA
- a CDS encoding polysaccharide biosynthesis/export family protein, with the protein MANNILTRSRGLPIIRTAIVNLMIMAGFSGILGCSAEQKYQVEYEPPSSFLLGPEDVLTVTVWRNQDLSKEVVIRPDGMISMPLIGDVPAAGVSTDVLAKRIAERLVEFMGNPTVSVQVKEVKSYYIYVVGEVTKPGKYPLQSYATVLQGISLANGFTPFASKNKMHVVRMVKNGTGRMEEVRIPVGYDDLVAGKSKVGNFILRSGDTIVVP; encoded by the coding sequence ATGGCGAACAATATTCTTACGCGCAGTCGAGGCTTACCGATCATTCGAACGGCCATCGTAAACCTGATGATCATGGCTGGCTTCAGCGGGATACTCGGCTGCTCCGCTGAACAGAAATACCAGGTCGAATATGAGCCGCCGTCGTCCTTCCTGCTCGGGCCCGAAGACGTCCTGACCGTCACGGTTTGGCGAAATCAGGATCTGTCGAAAGAAGTCGTCATCAGACCAGACGGGATGATCTCGATGCCGCTCATCGGGGATGTACCGGCAGCCGGAGTCTCCACCGACGTCCTGGCCAAGCGGATCGCCGAGCGATTGGTTGAATTCATGGGCAATCCCACGGTCTCCGTCCAGGTCAAAGAGGTGAAAAGCTACTATATCTACGTAGTCGGGGAGGTTACAAAACCCGGCAAATACCCGCTGCAATCCTACGCCACCGTGTTGCAGGGCATCTCCCTCGCGAACGGATTCACCCCCTTCGCATCAAAGAACAAGATGCACGTCGTCCGCATGGTGAAAAACGGCACAGGCCGCATGGAAGAAGTCCGGATACCGGTCGGGTACGACGATTTAGTAGCGGGAAAGAGCAAGGTAGGGAATTTTATTCTTCGATCAGGTGACACGATTGTGGTGCCATAG
- a CDS encoding TIGR03013 family XrtA/PEP-CTERM system glycosyltransferase, protein MEMITATSVRPSSRPLLPLPGLKRRMLILGSGKLAVDLCQIVLDRQRWTTEIVGFLDKEPGRIGQRLGQPSIIGTYDQLFEIAESYNVHTIAVCLEDRRAVLPVQTLLDFKAMGIDVIDGHMLFEEEAGRLSIDVLRPSALIFSTGFRRRWITMTLKRLIDIVVSIAGLLTLAPLMFVVALLIKLDSPGPIFYRQMRVGLRGHPYMMWKFRSMSQDAEKHGPRWADANDPRISRVGRWLRKLRIDEFPQLINVLKGEMSLVGPRPERPIFVQELRSIIPYYDLRHTVRPGITGWAQTRFRYGASAEDAHTKLQYDLYYVKNLSLRLDALVLVQTVRVMLRGEGAR, encoded by the coding sequence ATGGAGATGATCACAGCGACAAGTGTGCGACCCTCCTCCCGGCCGTTGCTCCCATTGCCGGGATTGAAGCGTCGTATGCTCATCCTGGGAAGCGGGAAACTCGCCGTCGATCTCTGTCAGATTGTGCTCGACCGCCAGAGATGGACGACCGAGATCGTAGGGTTTCTGGACAAGGAGCCCGGCAGAATCGGACAGCGGCTCGGGCAGCCGTCGATCATCGGAACCTACGACCAGCTCTTCGAAATAGCCGAAAGCTACAACGTGCACACCATCGCGGTCTGTTTGGAGGACCGGCGAGCCGTGCTGCCTGTACAGACATTGCTCGACTTCAAGGCGATGGGGATAGACGTCATCGACGGTCACATGTTGTTCGAAGAAGAAGCCGGCCGCCTCTCCATCGATGTGCTGAGACCGAGCGCGTTGATTTTTTCGACCGGTTTCCGCCGCCGTTGGATCACGATGACGCTGAAACGCCTGATCGACATCGTCGTTTCCATTGCAGGCCTTTTGACGCTGGCGCCGCTCATGTTCGTCGTCGCACTGTTGATCAAGCTCGACTCTCCGGGCCCGATCTTTTATCGCCAAATGCGCGTCGGCTTGCGGGGACATCCCTATATGATGTGGAAGTTTCGCTCCATGTCGCAGGACGCCGAGAAACATGGCCCTCGCTGGGCCGACGCGAACGATCCCCGCATTTCTCGAGTCGGGCGATGGCTGCGAAAGCTTCGCATAGACGAATTTCCGCAATTGATCAACGTGCTGAAAGGAGAAATGAGCCTGGTCGGTCCGCGGCCCGAGCGCCCGATCTTCGTGCAGGAACTGCGATCCATCATTCCGTACTACGATCTGAGACATACGGTCAGGCCGGGCATCACGGGATGGGCCCAGACCCGATTCCGCTACGGCGCGTCGGCGGAAGACGCCCATACAAAACTGCAATACGATCTCTACTACGTGAAGAATTTGTCGCTGAGGTTGGATGCTCTGGTGCTCGTACAAACGGTTCGCGTCATGCTGCGCGGCGAGGGGGCGCGGTGA
- a CDS encoding polysaccharide biosynthesis/export family protein has translation MKPVQWLILASVFVLVWGGHVSNQARAASPGQNPSSEGQSANQFAEKSSLIVTPDYIIGPEDVLEVTVWKNADLSKSVQVRPDGRISMPLIGDVSAVGRTTSQLTADIANRLKSFMENPVVSIVVNQVNSYLIYVLGEVKTPGRYPLKSKTTLLQAITLAGGFTPVAARNKIVVFRFGRDGEGLIKIKASYDDIVLRDGTSQNIELKPGDQIVIPSETMVVIPER, from the coding sequence ATGAAACCCGTTCAATGGCTCATCCTGGCGAGCGTCTTTGTTCTGGTATGGGGTGGCCATGTAAGCAATCAGGCACGCGCCGCATCGCCGGGACAAAATCCGTCGTCGGAGGGGCAATCAGCCAACCAGTTCGCGGAGAAATCCTCCCTTATCGTCACGCCCGATTACATCATCGGACCGGAAGACGTCCTGGAAGTCACGGTCTGGAAGAACGCCGATCTATCGAAATCCGTTCAGGTGAGACCGGACGGAAGAATCTCCATGCCGCTCATCGGCGACGTGTCCGCGGTCGGCAGAACGACCTCGCAGTTGACGGCCGACATCGCCAACCGTCTCAAGTCCTTCATGGAAAACCCTGTCGTATCCATCGTCGTGAATCAGGTCAACAGCTACCTGATTTATGTCCTGGGCGAAGTCAAGACGCCGGGCAGGTACCCGTTGAAAAGTAAAACCACGCTGCTGCAGGCCATCACACTCGCCGGCGGGTTCACCCCCGTGGCGGCACGGAACAAGATCGTCGTCTTTCGTTTCGGAAGAGACGGCGAGGGACTGATCAAGATCAAAGCCAGTTATGACGACATCGTGTTGCGCGACGGCACCAGTCAAAACATCGAACTCAAACCGGGCGACCAGATTGTGATCCCATCCGAAACGATGGTGGTCATACCGGAGCGGTAA
- a CDS encoding PilZ domain-containing protein, translated as MVSHQKHSERVALLRPIPYEMTAPVGEPTPAVRQGKALSVNISSGGMLVLMDHAPAIEQVLKVYVPTPITLAETPTLAEVRWTRRLPFGRVNGNGPYFVGLKFMF; from the coding sequence ATGGTTAGTCATCAAAAGCATAGCGAACGGGTCGCGCTCTTGCGGCCGATTCCATACGAAATGACGGCGCCGGTGGGCGAACCGACACCGGCGGTTCGCCAAGGGAAGGCCTTGTCCGTCAATATCAGCAGCGGTGGAATGCTGGTGCTCATGGATCACGCGCCGGCGATTGAGCAGGTCTTGAAAGTCTATGTGCCGACCCCCATTACATTGGCGGAAACGCCGACGCTGGCGGAGGTGCGTTGGACACGTCGGCTCCCGTTCGGGCGGGTTAATGGCAATGGCCCGTATTTCGTCGGCCTGAAATTCATGTTTTGA